AGAGAGGTAGGTTTACTAGGTGGGGAACACGATGGGTGTGAGGCCACTCTGGTTGAGTGCCCAGCCTGGCTCAGAATTTGCGCTGATGATAACAGCACTCTATGTGCATTTCTCCCTGCCTCCATGCAGATGACCCCGGGGGAAATGAAGTTTGCCGTGCACGTGGAGTCGGTCCTCAACCGCGTGCCCCAGCCAGAATACCGGCAGCTGCTGGTAGAGACGATCTTGGTGCTCACCATGCTGGTAGATGTGGAGGTGCACACCATCGGTGGCATCATACCTGTGGAGAAGATCCTGCACGCAGCCAATGACCTCTTCTATGAGGAGCAGGTAGGGGCTGCAGTCCGCACCCAGGCTACCTAGGGATCAGTCAGCCATGCTGAGGGCTTGCCTGTTGTCCTCATGGGGCACAGCAACAACGCAGCATCCTCCTCGCCCCTCATCACACGTGGGGTGCAAGCGAGCACGGGTCAGCCCTTATTCCTAATGCCTCTGTTCTTCTTCCCCATCCAAAATCCAGAAAGCCCTGGGTGCTGATGACCAGATGCTAGAGAAGGATCCCTCCACGGGCATTTGCGACCTGCTGTACGACAGCGCACCGAGCGGCCGCTTCGGCACCATGACCTACCTGTCCAAGTCAGCGGCCCTGCACCTGTACGACCTCCTGCCCGGAGATGGCTGCGCCATGCAGTAGATCTCGCTGCTCTTCTCCCCGCGCTCTGGACTCCTGGAGAGGCGTTGTTGCACGCTGCTTTCAGCCACGGACCTTCAGGCTGTGTTTGTGGCGCGGTCGCCTGGCCTCGTGCTGGGAGCTGTTGGGGAAGGGCTGAGCTCACAGCCCTGCCTTCTGCTCCAGCTCGCCTTAGGGCTGGGGGTCAGGACGGACCCCCGATGCTGTTCTCCTGCCAGATTGGAGGGTTTTAAcctgttctgtgctgcttttccctccAAATCTGCAGGGTTTAGTCTAGCGTGAGCTAGGGATAGTGCTGCTGGACTGAGGGGGAGCACGCCATGCCATCCCCACACCTTTGTCCCCCCCCATAACGGTGGGGAAAGCAGTTTCATGTGTGTTTTCTGACCCTCTGTGGGTCTGTGTTGCCTTAATGCTGCTCTTGGGCCTGTTTTGGCCCCCCCGGCCTTGAGCCGGCTTGGGGCCGCCTTCAGGCCTCAGGCCTTTTTTAAcaaaagtcacatttttttcaaacaaaaaagcccatTCGTGCTGTGTGGGAGCCCGCAATAAAACGTCTCCAGCACGCGTGTGCACAGTGCGTTGCTCATTGGGCGGGCTCAGGGCGGGGGGGCCGCCATGTTAGCGGGCCGACAGGGGAAGGACTACATTTCCCAGCATGCCCTGCGCGAGGACAGCTCTTCCCAGCATCCCCCGCGCTCGGACTACAGCTCCCGGCGTGCCCCGCGGCGGTGAGGCCGGGCGGCCCGGCCCGGTGTGGCGGCCCGATGGCGGCGGGGCCGCCCGTGGCCTACGTGTACAGCCCGGAGTACGCGGCCCTCTGCGATTCCCTCTGCAAAGTGCCCAAACGGGTGGGCTGCGGGGGATGGGGGCTGCCGGGGGGGGGCGGGATTcggggaggtgggagggagccCTGTGTGAGAGGGCCTCGCTGTGGGACGGGTGGGGGGGCTCTGTGTGAACAGGGTCCCACTGCGTGAGGGGAGTCCCAGCGGGAGGAGGTGGAGGCTCGCTGAGGGGGCCCTGGTGTGAGGGGGCACCGGTGTGAAGGGCTCCTCCCCAGCATCACAGCTCTCATGCTGCCCTCACGCTCATCCtcatcttgcttttttttttttcccccaggccAGCATGGTGCACTCGTTGATCGAGGCGTATTCCTTGCTCGACCACATGATGTAAGTGACTCCGTTTTCTGCCTGGAGAGCCTTTTCCTATCTGCTGAGGCTTGGCAACGCTGAGCGCTGTTGTCTTTCTGCCCTCACTCATGGCAGAAGGCTGCGAGGCTGTGGGGCACCTCGCAGATTTGTAGGATCTAATGAGAGCCTGCTTGTTTGTTAAATGGACTGGATCATGGTAACGATGGCAGATGTAATTTTTGGCTACCCTTCCTGGCCTAACAACATGCACATTGCCTCATGCTGCCTCCGTGGAGGCCCTCTCACAGCTTcaagccatgctgctgctgccgaAGCCCATGGGCAGTGCTGAGGCTCAGGGAGATGGTGCTGTTGTGCTGCgctgctgcctgggagctgTTCTGTGAAGTGTAGGTACTGTTCTGGAGAGAAAGCAGAGTGAGGTCTGGAGCAGAAGGGTTAGAACCCATCCTTGGGCTCTTCAGATTGGGGATATGAAGAGGGAGGAAAGGCTTCTCTTGCACAGCATCTCAAAACACCTTGAGAAATCCCACACTCCTGTTTGGCTGGGCTAGGAAGTCTCTGCAggactttttatttcttatttgtacTAAGATTTTTGTTTAATTGTTGTTGTTTAGAGTGCTGCACAAGCTGTTACAGACGCAAAATGGAAGGGGAGAGAAGTGGTCAACCTACAGGCAAGCGTGGAGCGTTCTTCCAGTAGCTCTGACCTGTACCACAGTGCTGCTTGCGGAGCATTTTAATGAATCACAAGTTTTAATTGGGCAGATGGCAAAGTACCTGAACCCAGGGAAGATGTGAGCAAGTTGCTGAGGACAGAGATGGTCTCTGAATGTGGCAGAGCTAAGAGCGCATAGGTGTCACTGTGTCAttgctcagctcctgctctggCAGACTGGTGTCCTAGAAACTTTGTGCCTGCTAGGAGTCACTCAGACAGGGACAGCAAACAGGAAAGGGAGATAAACCCTTAAAGTGAGGGTGAATGGTTAATTGCAGGCAGCACCTGCAACTGTTCCTTGTTGGAGTAGGCACAGCAGCCAGTGCTAAGCTTGTGTGAGAACTGAGAAGGCCTGTTCCAGATTTCTACTCAAAGTGGCAGTTGGGTATGAGAGTGGGATGATTTTGTTCGTTATTTTCTAATAGCAGTTGCCAAACTGTCTGAGGAGGTTAAAGCTGAGCATTGCAGTAGTGTCCTGACctgctccctctcctctctgctaGGATAATCAAGCCCAAAGTGGCTTCCATGGAGGAGATGGCAAGCTTCCACACGGACGCTtacctgcagcacctgcagaagGTCAGCGAGGAGGGGGACGATGACCACCCAGAGTCTGTGGAGTATGGACTGGGTAAGGACACAGATTTATTGCAGTAGGGTGACCAGTGCAGGGTGCTGTTTGCTGGCAGGCTGCACAGGTGCCTCGCTGTAGCTCTCAGGTGCTCCCAAACCACTTCAGCCAGCAGTTACCTGTCAAGTTGATGCTTCCCGTGTTGCCAGCAGAGAGTACTGCCAGCCCCACGCCGCTGCTCTGCCTGCCATGAGAACGACAGCATGAAACTGCTGCCAGGAACCAGACCTGCACCGTTTGCACAATGGCTTTGCTTATTATCTTGAGCAGCAGGCTCTTGCCTGCTGGATTACAAAAAGCTTGAGTGATACAGTAGCCCTTTTCGTCACTGAAGCTGCTTTGCCTGCACTTGGAGGAGCAGCCCTGGacttgtgctgtgctggggatcCGCTCTAGGGAGACTGCTGTAGGAACTGGAGGAGGTCAGGTCCTAGCTGTGGACCTGTGAGACACCTAGACCCGTCTTCCTTGTGGATATCCCAGTTTTTAGAGCGAAAATATATCTGCTGCTGCATCAGGGCTTTCCTGGTGCAACAACAAAGAGCTGAGAGTGTGTTTTGCAAGCTTGCTGTGGGATAGTAGGTCAAGGTAAATAAGCATGCAGATCAGAAATCAGCTTAAAACCCTTCTGTGAATCTGAATGAGCTGAGTACAAGAAAGGTTTGTTTCcctccccccacacacacatttaCCACTCACTAAATTTGCCACACAAGTCCAGGTACGATACTTGTCATGACGGTTTTGCacagtggtttgtttttaatttcagcgTGCACAGAATGAAAAGCTAAAGCTGTGCTTGAGGAGCAGTAGCCCAGAGCATGCTTTCTCCCTCAGAAATGCCTGATGCTGGCTGTCACCCACAGGTTACGACTGTCCAGCTACTGAAGGGATCTTCGACTACGCAGCAGCCGTGGGGGGAGCCACCATCACCGCGGCCCAGTGCCTGCTGGATGGCAAGTGCAAGGTAGCGATTAACTGGCCTGGAGGGTGGCATCACGCGAAGAAGTAAGGAAACAATCTCTTCCCTTGTGTTTTCTCACCTGGTGTCTGACCCAGCTTCCCCGTGAACCCTCAGGGGGAGGAGATCCAGCAGCGTGGTGTGAGGGGGTGAGGGAAGGACGCAGGGTATAGGGCGGGTGCTGCAGCGTGGCCCTGTGACGTGTCCCCACATCCAGAGACTACTTCTTATGCCCGGGGCTCAAGTGAGAATCGATTTTGCAAAGTATGTTGTGGTCCATAGAGAATGGCAAAGGACTGGTGACCTTTCAAACACGAATGAGTGTGGCAAAACATTGCCCAAATTGTTCTGCGTGGCTTTCTTGGTTTGTTGATAAGAGGAGTGAAGTAGTGCAGGTCTGACCTCTGGTTTTAATGGTGCTCTGAGATGTGGTGTCAATAACAGGCCTCTGTCAGGAGAGGAAGTGTCAGCGTTGTCCCTGAATCCTGCAATTATGGGGCACTAATATAATTCCTGTGGCTTCCCTATTCCCCATGGTTGTGTATGTTTTGTTAACTTGTGTCCCCCATCTTCCAAAACGTCACAccagcaaatgcagaaaagggGATCCCCAGAATTTTGCATAAGTCACATCTCTAACCCTAATTAAAAAAGATCTGCTCCGTTTGACCAGCTTCTCGCCTGGGGAGTAGTGGGGGAGTTGCCCAGAATTACCTGTGAGCCCTTTGgccttgcagagctgctccaggtaAAGCCAAGACACTTCTGTATCAGCATCCTGGGCTCAGTGTCATGCAgaaactgctctgcagctttggGGGACTTGTTGGTGTGGTGTTATTTAGGGTAAGGTTCTGGGTTTGTAGGCCATGGTTTAGGTTAGCCACGCAGGATGGATGTGAGTGTGCATACAGGGCTCGGTGGCagctcacagagctgcagggagctgatgTCTGCACTGCGTACCCACGCCAGGTGAACCAGCTGGTGCCAGGTGGTGGCCAGGACCTGAGCTAGAAGCAAGTCAGGGATTGAGAAACTCTCTTGTTCCTTTGGTGCCAGCAATTGgaagcttcctgctgctggcaagCACAGGGTGGAGAAGTGAGCAGTCGTGTTCTCAGTGATCTGGGCTGCTCCTGGcccacctcttcctcctctccaccCCTGCAAGATGAAGGCTTGCAAGTGCAGGTGGCAAAGCTGAGACCAGTGGCGATGGCACTGGTGACGTCCAACCTCGTGGCTGTTTTTCTCGCAGAGATGAAGCTTCTGGCTTTTGTTACCTGAACGATGCTGTCCTGGGGATCCTGCGTCTGCGCCAGAAATTTGACCGCATCCTTTATATTGATTTGGATTTGCATCACGGGGACGGTAAGGCCCGGCACAGGCTGCAAGCTGCATAGACTTGAGTAAGGCTTCACCCGCTGCAGCAGCAATGGCTTTGTCCTCTTTCAGTGTGAATTCCTTCAATCCACTTCTGCCGTGTCCTGCTTTGTGGGTGTTACTCAAGTACACTGCCCTCTCATGAGGTTCTGGGCAGTGGTCTCATATCTAAAGCAGCACACTGCATTAagtctgttcctgctgcagttaGCCTCTCTGGTGAGGACTTTCCCCAGGCCCTTGTCCCCATCTTGGGTGACAGTGTTTAATTCTTTAATGTCACCTGTGCAAAGGGGATGCAGTCGGTAACGAGCATTGCTTTTAAGGGAAGTCATGACACTTGAAAGTAAAAGCAGAGAGGGCCTTGCTGAGAGTGCTCTTTGCTTCAGGGACATTATTTCAACACCGCTTAACATTTCTGCTCTCCTAACTTTTATGGTGTGTTTCATTTTGCTCCATTTCCCCCCTGCATTTGGTTTCTGTTAAGTTTCCCattacttctttttcccttcccaccctcactattttaatacatctttaaggaaaaagaagaggcatGTGGaattgcagcagcactgggaaaagcAAGAGAGCCCAGTAGCTCTGATTCTAATCAGAGCCAAGCTCCAGGCAGAGCATCCATGCTCGGCTCCCTCCCCAGCCTTGCAGACGAGCACTGACTCGAGGTATTGGGACCCCTTCAGTTCTGATTAGCATGAGACCTCTCAGATTCATTTCAGTTGTGACCGCTGCTGCCTTTGAATTCAAATCTCCATTGATGGAGGATGGCTTTAGtgaactgcttttgtttttctgttttgttcgTTACATTCCTGCTCTACTCACCGCGTCTATTGGTCGTCTCTTTCGATTCTGTCACTTACACGAGTGACGCatggaagtttttttcttttccatcttctgaTAGGAGTTGAAGATGCCTTCAGCTTCACCTCGAAGGTCATGACTGTTTCTCTGCACAAGTTTTCACCGGGATTTTTCCCAGGCAAGTTGAACTTGCGAGGTTTGTGCTAATTTGATTCATGTGTCAGTGATGAGGTCTCAGTACAGGCACATCCCGTCCTCATCAGCATGGGTGTCTTGCTGCCCTCTGCATCTAAATATTCCCTCTCTTTTGACGcggaagaaggaagaagggggaAACTGTTTATCTGACAtatctcctcctttcttcttgtGGCTAAGTTCTGGGCAGAggcactgctggctgcccttGGAAGCTTAATTACAAGATAGGACAGAGAGCTGGAACCAGGTCCATCAAAACCTTCCAGTGGTGGTGTTAAGTGGGCTTCTCCATAAGCATACCAGGCCCTGGCACTCTGCTCTTGCCTGAGGCGTGCCACATGTTTCTCTTAGTGCTGagcctcttttcctctttgttaaCCACTGgctgtttccattttgcagGCACAGGGGATGTGACAGATGTTGGCCTGGGGAAAGGTCGCTATTACAGCGTGAATGTGCCTATTCAAGATGGCATTCAAGATGAGAAATATTACCAGATCTGTGAAACGTAAGCCCTTTTGCTCTGATATGGTTTACTTGGATGGGATTTTAGAGACTGCATggattttgcttgtttttaattcctgttGGGATGGGGCAAGGGGCTGATGAAGGTCCTGGGGTGAGATCTGGGTAGTGCAAGCTCTTTGGTTTGACACCACAGTGGTTTATAATTGCACGTCAAATAAGCTGCTTAGGTTCTCAACCAAGGCAGAAGCGTTTATTCCAGGAACCACATCTGTTTCTTACATTAGAGAAATAAAGACACTGTTGTgaaagaaacatgtttttctccattatCTGCTTTATATTTTTGGCTTCAGAGTGCCATGCTGGGAACAAGGAGATTCCTAAGAATCTCCTTGAGCAAAGTCAAACACCTGAGGTGCCCAGTTGTCTTCTGCAAGAGAATTCTTGTAATAAGGAATTAAAAGGACACTGGCCATCTATGTACAAAGTGTGTTCGAGCCAGGGGGAGCTTGTTTTTGCCCCAGGAGTATGGGAGAGGGCAGTGATAATGTGGAGCCCACCTCTGTTCCTCCTGTCTTGTGCTTGCTAGAGGCAGCAGGAGCATaccctgcttttctctgtggctatcacaggaaaggaaaaccCCTGGGCCTGGCTTCCAGCCCTTCTACTCAGGCCAGCTGATGTACGTGTGTAGTTTGATGCTCCAGCTGAGCTAAGCTTGCAGTAACCCCCTGCTTCTCTCTACAGTGTGCTGAAGGAGGTGTATGCTGCCTTCAACCCCGAGgcagtggtgctgcagctgggggctgaCACCATCGCTGGAGACCCCATGTGCTCCTTCAACATGACACCTGAGGGAGTGGGCAAGTGCCTGAAGTACGTCCTGCAGTGGCAGCTGGCAACTCTCATCCTGGGAGGAGGTGAGTGTGTGCACAGCATGATGGTCGCAAGGAAGCATGAAAACATGTCCTTGTTGGCAAGAGAGATCATTCTGGGTCTACAGAGGTGCCTGGAGGAGCTTCCGCAGCTTGTTCCTTCCAGTAaaatctctctcttcccttttccccaaTCTTTCCCTTCCCAAATCACAATTCTTGCTGGAGACAGGAGGCTACAACCTTGCCAACACAGCCCGCTGCTGGACATACTTGACTGGGGTCATCCTTGGCAGAACGCTGTCCTCTGAGATCCCTGATCACGAGGTAAAGTTTTCCGTGCCCTCCCTTCTCCTTGCCCAAGAATAGAGTCATCCCACCTAATCCAAGAGGCACCCTGTCAGCTCAGTGCCGTTTCACTGAGAGGCTCTCCTGTAACAAGAATGTGCTGCCCTGGCAGCATAGTGGGTGCATGTTCCCAAAAACTGAGGCTGTCTGCATCTTTTTGGAAGGATTCTGAGAAACCAATAAGCTCCAGCCTCAGATAATTACAGAGGATGAGGAGGTGGAGTCACCTGCTTGCTCAGAGAGCTCCTTAGGATGTCCTCCTCCAGGGACAAGGATCATCTGAAAATCTGCTGAGTCAGATGGAGCATATCCGTGGTGCTTGTGTATGGCCATGCTCCGTCTTGTTGGGGGTGCTGGATGAGACAACTGAGGGATTGTAAAGTCTCATTAGCCTCGTTTGGTTGCTTACTCCTCTCCTCTTGCTGTAGTTCTTCACAGAGTACGGCCCTGACTACGTGCTGGAGATCACACCCAGCTGCAGACCGGACCGCAATGAGCCACAGAGAATTCAAGAAATTCTCAACTTGATCAAAGGTGAGTAGGCAGGTAAAGCTGACGCTCCTGCTTTGGGCTTATTTTGGCCTCTTAAGGAGGACTTCAGGCTCATGGGAGTCTTCCTTGCTAGCTGGAAAGATGAAACcccatttctttgtttgctcATCATACACGGTGTCTTGTCTCCCACTTGGCATTCTCAGTGTCAGCAGCACATTTAGTTCAGAGCTGTGGGCCCTGTTAGCAATGGGTGCCGTTGCCTTTCCTCTGCCTGGGCAGAGGAGGAATCTGTTAAACAGCTCTGGGTGCTCTGGGATGTCCCTGGCTGGGCCATGCCATCAGGCTGAGGTTGGGCTCaaccctttttcctcttttattgcAGGGAATCTGAAGCACGTGGTTTagtggagaagggaaggctcagGTTCCTGCAAGAGCGTTTCCCTGTTGGAGAGACGTTTCCGGAGCGGCTGGTGACATTTGTGGCTGCGGGGGGAATTTGGATGAGATTACTGTTGGTTCGTTGTTGAATctgcttctctttaaaaaagaaaagcctgctctgtgccacagaTCTCCATGGGCAGGAAAGTGAGCCCTCCAGCCACAGCTtccctgtgccagcagagccTCTCCTGCTCATTTCTCTTCACTTTTTTAACGTGGTTGAAGTTTATTCTCACAACAGGTTTTAAACGTTTTTTTAAGAGAGAGGCCACTGCAAGCTGTGTTTTAAACTcttgggcattttttttttccacataaaatatttgaaaaactcCAGCCCCTTTTCCTTTCACCCCATATCTGCCCTGCCTTGCCTGCGCTCAGCTGTTGCTCACCGTCCCTTCAGGGGAAGAACCCCAAGTGCCAAATTCTGGGGCTCAGTGAGGTTTAGGTAAGGAGCAAGAGTGTGGTTGCCAGCCAGCTGGGTTGTCCCTCCTGGGCTGTCCCCACACGTGGGTTCCCCCTCCAGCCATCTTACCACTGTCACCTACTGCAGCGCTGGCACCAGCTGACCCCTTCTTGCCACCCACCCTATacagggagggggggggggggggggggcgt
The window above is part of the Numida meleagris isolate 19003 breed g44 Domestic line chromosome 8, NumMel1.0, whole genome shotgun sequence genome. Proteins encoded here:
- the HDAC8 gene encoding histone deacetylase 8 produces the protein MAAGPPVAYVYSPEYAALCDSLCKVPKRASMVHSLIEAYSLLDHMMIIKPKVASMEEMASFHTDAYLQHLQKVSEEGDDDHPESVEYGLGYDCPATEGIFDYAAAVGGATITAAQCLLDGKCKVAINWPGGWHHAKKDEASGFCYLNDAVLGILRLRQKFDRILYIDLDLHHGDGVEDAFSFTSKVMTVSLHKFSPGFFPGTGDVTDVGLGKGRYYSVNVPIQDGIQDEKYYQICETVLKEVYAAFNPEAVVLQLGADTIAGDPMCSFNMTPEGVGKCLKYVLQWQLATLILGGGGYNLANTARCWTYLTGVILGRTLSSEIPDHEFFTEYGPDYVLEITPSCRPDRNEPQRIQEILNLIKGNLKHVV